In Bosea sp. (in: a-proteobacteria), one DNA window encodes the following:
- a CDS encoding polysaccharide deacetylase gives MIQWPGNNRMALLLTFDFDAESVWLARDPENAGRLGVLSQGLYGARRAVPKLLELLDAEKLPATFFIPGWVAEHHTDRCKEVRDAGYEIGHHGYSHGWADAARPQAECDDFDRGTEALDRFLGVRPVGYRPPGAEITRNTLTMLTDRGMLYNSNMLDDVYPYRHVLPDGRQGPIELPTHWSIGDANYTWNSIRHPKVIQTSEHIFTIWKDEFDAHYEWGALFNLVLHPQMIGRPSRVALLRRFIDYVRGFDGVWIATCADVAAHIASLDTKG, from the coding sequence ATGATCCAATGGCCGGGCAACAACCGCATGGCCTTGCTGCTGACCTTCGACTTCGACGCGGAATCGGTCTGGCTCGCCCGCGACCCGGAGAATGCGGGCCGGCTCGGGGTCCTGTCCCAGGGGCTCTACGGCGCCAGGCGCGCGGTGCCGAAGCTGCTCGAGCTGCTCGATGCCGAGAAGCTGCCGGCGACGTTCTTCATTCCCGGCTGGGTGGCCGAGCATCACACCGACCGCTGCAAGGAGGTCCGCGACGCCGGCTACGAGATCGGCCATCACGGCTATTCCCACGGCTGGGCCGACGCCGCCAGGCCGCAGGCCGAATGCGACGATTTCGATCGCGGCACCGAGGCGCTCGATCGCTTCCTCGGCGTCAGGCCCGTCGGCTACCGCCCCCCCGGCGCGGAGATCACCCGCAACACCCTGACGATGCTGACCGATCGGGGAATGCTCTACAACAGCAACATGCTCGACGACGTCTACCCCTATCGGCACGTGCTGCCGGATGGCCGGCAGGGTCCGATCGAGCTGCCGACGCACTGGTCGATCGGGGATGCCAACTACACCTGGAATTCCATCCGCCACCCGAAGGTCATCCAGACCTCGGAGCACATCTTCACGATCTGGAAGGACGAGTTCGACGCCCATTACGAATGGGGCGCGCTGTTCAACCTCGTACTGCACCCGCAGATGATCGGCCGGCCGTCGCGCGTGGCCCTGCTGCGACGGTTCATCGACTATGTGCGCGGCTTCGACGGCGTCTGGATCGCGACCTGCGCCGATGTCGCCGCCCATATCGCCAGCCTCGATACGAAGGGCTGA
- a CDS encoding GntR family transcriptional regulator, with protein MLKTTLNSPIEQSNLVAQVELRLYRAMASGELKPGARIVEAELSRRLEISRAPIREAARRLEKRGLVRWIPRRGFFVRELTARDVVEIYGTRIALEAYAVPIAATLAGPEDLEALNAILTEVRSATAEHDSEKLVEADLAFHRRVCSITGNARLLAAFDDLASELRLALTFVNRGFGTGARFESTHQGLLKALTSGDGEAARRAFIAHLEHSCEVLSSSLAAAASQKK; from the coding sequence ATGCTGAAAACGACCCTCAACTCACCGATTGAGCAAAGCAATCTCGTTGCCCAGGTCGAATTGCGGCTTTATCGCGCCATGGCGTCGGGAGAACTCAAGCCAGGTGCCAGAATCGTCGAGGCGGAATTGTCGCGGCGCCTCGAGATCAGCCGGGCGCCCATCCGGGAGGCGGCGCGCCGCCTCGAAAAGCGCGGCCTCGTCCGCTGGATACCGCGTCGCGGCTTCTTCGTGCGGGAGCTCACGGCCCGCGACGTCGTGGAAATCTACGGAACGCGCATTGCGCTCGAGGCCTATGCGGTGCCGATCGCGGCCACGCTGGCCGGCCCCGAGGATCTTGAGGCTCTGAACGCCATCCTCACGGAGGTGCGGTCCGCCACCGCCGAGCACGATAGCGAAAAACTGGTGGAGGCCGATCTCGCCTTCCACCGGCGCGTCTGTTCGATCACCGGCAATGCCCGGTTGCTCGCCGCCTTCGACGACCTGGCGTCGGAGCTGCGCCTGGCGCTGACCTTCGTCAACCGCGGCTTCGGCACGGGCGCTCGCTTCGAGAGTACCCATCAGGGTCTGCTGAAGGCGCTGACCAGTGGCGATGGCGAGGCCGCGCGCCGCGCCTTCATCGCTCACCTGGAACATAGCTGCGAGGTTCTTTCCAGCTCCCTGGCCGCCGCCGCGAGCCAGAAGAAATAA
- a CDS encoding SDR family NAD(P)-dependent oxidoreductase: MVERVAIVTGAARGIGAATARLLASQGIAIVLADRDPSVRDTAEGIGVPVEIDLTVRTAGHVLAETALKHFGRIDILVNNAGIGGSKSLMASDDALLDRLIETNLTSVLRVTRDVIPHLAQPGGRIVNVASSFGLVGYPGTTGYAVAKAGIAQFTRQLAGELAPVGILVNAVAPGVTETPMVRHRLEEPHYRKLQVDSTPLGRVGQPEEIAAVIAFLASPAASYVCGAIVPVDGGYVAARHLPADAV; this comes from the coding sequence ATGGTCGAGCGGGTTGCCATTGTCACGGGTGCGGCACGCGGAATCGGGGCGGCGACGGCGCGCCTGCTCGCCTCGCAGGGCATCGCCATCGTGCTGGCCGACCGTGACCCCTCCGTCAGGGATACGGCCGAAGGCATCGGCGTCCCGGTGGAGATCGACCTGACCGTCCGCACGGCGGGGCACGTGCTCGCGGAAACGGCGCTGAAGCATTTCGGCCGCATCGATATCCTGGTCAACAACGCCGGAATCGGCGGATCCAAGTCGCTGATGGCCTCCGACGACGCGCTGCTCGATCGCCTGATCGAAACCAACCTGACCTCGGTGCTGCGCGTCACGCGCGATGTCATCCCGCACCTCGCGCAGCCGGGCGGGCGCATCGTCAATGTCGCCTCTTCCTTTGGCCTGGTGGGCTATCCGGGCACGACGGGATATGCCGTCGCCAAGGCGGGCATCGCCCAGTTCACGCGCCAGCTGGCAGGGGAGCTCGCCCCCGTCGGCATCCTGGTGAACGCGGTCGCTCCCGGTGTCACCGAGACGCCGATGGTCCGCCACCGCCTCGAGGAGCCTCACTACCGCAAGCTGCAGGTCGATTCGACGCCGCTCGGCCGCGTCGGCCAGCCGGAGGAGATCGCCGCTGTCATCGCCTTTCTCGCCTCGCCGGCGGCTTCCTATGTCTGCGGCGCGATCGTGCCGGTGGATGGCGGCTATGTCGCGGCGCGGCATCTGCCGGCCGATGCCGTTTGA
- a CDS encoding acetolactate synthase large subunit — translation MASGADRLCEALLAHGVDTCFANPGTSEMHFVAALDRRLEMRCILGLSEGVVTGAADGYARMAGKPAATLLHCGPGLANGIANLHNARRAHTPIINVVGDHASYHLRNDPPLAMDIEGLARPVSTFVRRIEGPGAIEAAVAEGYAAAVGRRGVATLVLPGDAAWNEAPPASWAIGRPPPAAMPDERTIAAAADALRSGRRCVVLLGGPALRAKALEHASRIARATGASLMAEPSNGRIERRPEHAPLERMPYALDEVVARFRDVDVLIVAGAQRPTAFFAYPGKPTFLHDPGALLVELCGVADELEGGLEALAEAVAGAGKGEAVPPGRRALAGDASFDGLLNEAAISHIVAELLPENAIVVDESITCCRGFFALSDRSVPHDYLQLTGGAIGIGIPLSAGAAVASPGRKVITLQADGSAMYTTQGLWTQAREQLDVVTILLSNRAYAILEGEMQRVGAAPARRNARRMLRLDDPGIDWVSMARAHGVDGRRATTVAAFRSAFADALSRPGPVLIEAVL, via the coding sequence ATGGCGAGCGGCGCGGATCGCCTGTGCGAGGCCCTGCTGGCGCACGGCGTCGATACCTGCTTCGCCAATCCCGGCACCTCGGAGATGCATTTCGTCGCGGCGCTCGACCGGCGGCTGGAGATGCGCTGCATCCTCGGCCTGTCGGAGGGCGTCGTCACCGGCGCCGCCGACGGCTATGCCCGCATGGCCGGCAAGCCGGCGGCGACGCTGCTGCATTGCGGCCCGGGACTGGCGAACGGCATCGCCAACCTGCACAACGCACGCCGTGCCCATACGCCGATCATCAACGTGGTCGGCGATCATGCGAGCTATCATCTGCGCAACGATCCGCCGCTGGCGATGGACATCGAGGGCCTCGCCCGGCCGGTTTCGACCTTCGTCCGGCGCATCGAAGGACCCGGCGCCATCGAGGCGGCCGTTGCCGAGGGCTATGCCGCGGCGGTCGGCCGGCGCGGTGTCGCGACGCTCGTCCTGCCCGGTGACGCCGCCTGGAACGAGGCGCCACCGGCCAGCTGGGCGATCGGCCGGCCGCCCCCGGCTGCGATGCCCGACGAGCGGACGATCGCCGCCGCAGCCGATGCGCTGCGTTCAGGCCGGCGCTGCGTCGTCCTGCTCGGCGGTCCCGCGCTCAGGGCGAAAGCGCTTGAGCACGCATCGCGGATCGCGCGTGCGACCGGCGCCAGCCTGATGGCCGAGCCGTCGAACGGGCGGATCGAACGGCGGCCCGAACATGCCCCGCTGGAACGGATGCCCTATGCGCTCGACGAGGTCGTCGCGCGCTTCCGGGACGTCGATGTCCTGATCGTGGCCGGGGCACAGCGACCGACCGCATTCTTCGCCTATCCGGGCAAGCCGACCTTCCTGCACGATCCCGGCGCCCTGCTCGTCGAGCTTTGCGGCGTCGCCGACGAGCTGGAGGGCGGGCTGGAGGCTCTGGCCGAAGCCGTGGCCGGCGCCGGCAAGGGCGAAGCTGTCCCGCCGGGCCGGCGCGCACTCGCCGGAGATGCGTCGTTCGACGGGCTGCTGAACGAGGCGGCGATCTCGCACATCGTCGCGGAACTCCTTCCGGAGAACGCCATCGTCGTTGACGAATCCATCACCTGCTGCCGCGGCTTCTTCGCCCTGAGCGACCGCAGCGTGCCGCATGACTACCTGCAGCTGACGGGCGGAGCGATCGGCATCGGCATCCCGCTCTCGGCCGGCGCGGCCGTGGCCAGCCCGGGCCGGAAGGTGATCACGCTGCAAGCGGACGGCAGCGCGATGTATACGACGCAAGGGCTCTGGACCCAGGCGCGCGAGCAGCTGGACGTGGTGACGATCCTCCTGTCCAACCGCGCCTATGCCATCTTGGAGGGCGAAATGCAGCGGGTGGGCGCGGCGCCCGCCCGCCGGAACGCCAGGCGGATGCTGCGGCTGGACGATCCGGGCATCGACTGGGTGAGCATGGCTCGCGCGCACGGCGTCGACGGACGCCGCGCCACGACCGTCGCCGCATTCCGCAGCGCGTTCGCCGATGCCCTGTCGCGGCCGGGGCCGGTTCTGATCGAGGCCGTGCTGTAG
- a CDS encoding LysR substrate-binding domain-containing protein yields the protein MHPYLTRMPSLIALRAFIVLGETRSMRRTGEVLRTDHASISRHIAGLEASLGVALVEKHKRGLSLTATGEAYHRKVRRAFDSLCDATAMLRPAAPRSLLIHATPGLAHETLLPGIPKLSQVLGDLRINLITGVESRIETPAGEGIHVHVRFGALPDLPADHMQVPLHAPRLFPVASPAFLARYPAIDSIEAMLRLPLLHSDETGVWDRWIEVAGAQRPDRLDGIEMPNTHLALQAAALGQGIALGNSILSRGAIARGELVEILDTAVTVDAYHIVCARAHWDTPPIVALRRWLDGELSAAPLS from the coding sequence ATGCATCCGTATCTGACCCGCATGCCGTCCCTGATCGCGCTGCGCGCCTTCATCGTCCTGGGGGAGACGCGCAGCATGCGGCGGACCGGGGAGGTTCTGCGCACCGATCACGCTTCGATCTCCCGGCATATCGCCGGCCTCGAGGCATCGCTCGGCGTGGCGCTGGTCGAAAAGCACAAGCGCGGATTGTCGCTGACGGCGACCGGCGAGGCTTACCATCGCAAGGTCAGGCGGGCCTTCGACAGCCTGTGCGACGCCACGGCGATGCTGCGCCCGGCGGCCCCCCGCAGCCTCCTGATCCACGCGACGCCCGGCCTCGCGCATGAGACGCTGCTGCCGGGCATCCCGAAGCTGTCGCAGGTGCTCGGCGACCTGCGCATCAACCTGATCACGGGCGTGGAGAGCCGGATCGAGACGCCGGCCGGGGAGGGCATCCATGTCCATGTCCGCTTCGGGGCCCTGCCGGACCTGCCCGCCGATCATATGCAGGTGCCGCTTCATGCTCCGCGGCTGTTTCCCGTGGCGAGCCCCGCGTTCCTTGCCCGCTACCCCGCCATCGATTCGATCGAGGCCATGCTCCGGCTGCCGCTTCTTCATAGCGACGAGACGGGTGTGTGGGATCGATGGATCGAGGTCGCCGGCGCCCAGCGGCCGGATCGGCTCGACGGGATCGAGATGCCGAACACGCATCTCGCCTTGCAGGCGGCCGCGCTCGGGCAAGGCATCGCGCTCGGCAATTCGATCCTGTCGCGTGGAGCCATCGCGCGCGGCGAGCTGGTGGAGATCCTCGACACGGCGGTGACGGTGGATGCCTATCACATCGTCTGCGCGCGCGCCCACTGGGATACCCCGCCGATCGTCGCCCTGCGCCGGTGGCTCGATGGCGAATTGTCGGCGGCGCCCCTGTCATAG